From the genome of Romeriopsis navalis LEGE 11480, one region includes:
- a CDS encoding tetratricopeptide repeat protein — protein MQPDLQFQLDQVARALDKKDYRSATQRLKLLWQENPENPWVQMYRARLYEAAQKFDQAETIYRHLLRDAMSPKVALQARQGLQRIQETEQAQRKAALAASKASSPEPGEPGLLVLESIPPTARQSAAQHMAKVMELDPYTARMQIPNRGWRLYRLGDLGEMKFYGEQIRSGNIPAFWVATKKVKSLPIYQVQSIQEITPQAVVICENPAGQVGELVFDWSEVTQRVDGSLPVMAQVVNIDVLRDRTDGRNGKEETLDYLRVCDLHLPKRNCILRFCDGTYDYQDGLLLADEGSWDQYSTRMQWNSLMATLTEQAPQMQVWSDFTPFGEFVMDFPVLLHQMNPELKVYNQTESLWPSAFHLYSGLAFWRDRD, from the coding sequence ATGCAGCCAGATCTCCAGTTTCAACTTGATCAAGTCGCCCGTGCGCTTGATAAAAAGGATTATCGCAGTGCAACCCAACGGTTGAAATTGCTGTGGCAAGAAAATCCAGAAAATCCTTGGGTGCAAATGTATCGCGCTCGACTGTACGAAGCTGCGCAAAAGTTTGACCAAGCAGAAACGATTTATCGGCACCTACTGCGGGATGCAATGAGTCCCAAGGTGGCATTGCAGGCCCGCCAAGGACTGCAGCGTATCCAAGAAACGGAGCAAGCACAACGGAAGGCGGCGTTGGCGGCGTCGAAGGCGAGTAGTCCGGAGCCGGGTGAACCGGGCTTGTTAGTACTGGAATCGATTCCGCCGACAGCGCGGCAGTCGGCAGCACAGCATATGGCCAAGGTGATGGAGCTAGATCCCTATACGGCACGGATGCAGATCCCCAATCGGGGTTGGCGACTGTATCGACTCGGGGATTTGGGGGAGATGAAGTTTTATGGGGAACAGATTCGATCCGGTAATATTCCGGCCTTTTGGGTCGCGACTAAGAAAGTGAAATCATTGCCGATTTATCAGGTGCAATCGATTCAGGAAATCACGCCGCAAGCTGTGGTCATTTGCGAGAATCCAGCGGGCCAAGTGGGGGAGTTGGTGTTTGACTGGTCGGAGGTGACGCAACGGGTTGATGGCTCGTTGCCGGTGATGGCGCAGGTGGTGAATATTGATGTATTGCGCGATCGCACCGACGGACGCAATGGCAAGGAAGAAACCTTGGATTATCTGCGAGTGTGTGATCTGCATTTACCCAAGCGGAACTGTATTTTGCGGTTTTGTGACGGGACCTACGACTATCAAGACGGATTATTGCTGGCCGATGAGGGCAGTTGGGACCAATACAGCACAAGGATGCAGTGGAACTCGCTAATGGCGACCTTGACGGAGCAAGCACCACAGATGCAGGTGTGGAGTGATTTCACGCCGTTTGGTGAATTTGTGATGGACTTTCCTGTGTTATTGCACCAGATGAATCCTGAGCTGAAGGTGTATAACCAGACGGAAAGCCTGTGGCCCTCGGCGTTTCACTTGTATAGTGGCTTGGCTTTTTGGCGCGATCGTGATTAG
- a CDS encoding MGMT family protein — MANSYDRIYAVVKQIPKGKVATYGQVAQLAGYVRGARLAGYALFRVTPEMDVPWQRVINAKGEISDSPFRQGSDYLQRSILEDEGIVFDQNDRISLTKYRWAPAPEDFPSMPSSTTDN, encoded by the coding sequence ATGGCGAATTCCTACGATCGCATCTACGCCGTCGTTAAACAAATCCCCAAAGGCAAAGTCGCAACCTATGGCCAAGTCGCCCAACTTGCCGGCTATGTGCGTGGGGCAAGGTTAGCTGGCTATGCGCTGTTTCGGGTGACGCCAGAGATGGATGTACCTTGGCAACGCGTAATCAATGCCAAGGGCGAGATCTCCGATTCTCCCTTCCGCCAAGGGAGTGACTATCTCCAGCGCTCAATCCTCGAAGACGAAGGCATTGTCTTCGATCAAAACGATCGCATTAGTCTCACGAAATATCGCTGGGCACCGGCGCCAGAAGACTTTCCCTCGATGCCCTCCAGCACAACTGACAACTAA